In the Leifsonia sp. 466MF genome, one interval contains:
- a CDS encoding glycoside hydrolase family 5 protein — protein sequence MPTISRASHWRGANLIELFSTSARWMELFPIRLGHGIQESDFAMMAELGMTFARIPLSYLWFGTGPRGQSIDPDRLGLVDRAVELGREYGIHVSLNLHRAPGYCVNSLSQFDVPEPGDLFRDADRQQLFRHYWTTFARRYADVPPEELSFDLLNEPPRTDEATFDEVFGRTAEEIWRISPERLVVLEGWDAGMQPPPAKWSAHPRVVTSVHLYKPFEITHHRAPWVAATTAEPHWPLQTDVDAARRDGYVPLPGETTATWDAGAIERVLQPWIALADAGAAVHVGEMGAYATLPSAIRLAWLEAVTGVLGDHGIGWALWNLRGPFGIVDTDPAVSRSGTEPAAPEVMRALGMRSPGGRRSAEQLDVIADPGAERARWAPGDAGVLA from the coding sequence ATGCCGACGATATCCCGAGCCTCCCACTGGCGAGGCGCCAACCTGATCGAGCTCTTCTCGACGAGCGCGCGCTGGATGGAGCTCTTCCCGATCCGGCTGGGGCACGGAATCCAGGAGTCGGATTTCGCCATGATGGCGGAGCTCGGGATGACCTTCGCGCGCATCCCGCTGTCGTACCTGTGGTTCGGCACCGGCCCGCGCGGGCAGTCCATCGATCCCGATCGCCTGGGTCTCGTCGACCGTGCGGTCGAACTGGGGCGCGAGTACGGCATCCACGTGAGCCTCAACCTCCACCGCGCCCCCGGGTACTGCGTCAACTCACTGTCGCAGTTCGACGTGCCGGAACCCGGGGACCTCTTCCGCGACGCCGACCGTCAGCAGCTGTTCCGCCACTACTGGACGACTTTCGCCCGGCGGTACGCCGATGTACCGCCGGAGGAGCTGAGCTTCGACCTGCTCAATGAGCCACCGCGCACCGACGAGGCGACCTTCGACGAGGTCTTCGGCCGTACGGCGGAGGAGATCTGGAGGATCTCGCCCGAACGCCTGGTGGTGCTGGAGGGCTGGGATGCGGGAATGCAGCCACCTCCTGCGAAGTGGTCGGCGCATCCCCGGGTCGTGACCTCCGTGCACCTGTACAAGCCCTTCGAGATCACGCATCACCGAGCGCCGTGGGTGGCTGCGACGACGGCCGAGCCGCACTGGCCGCTGCAGACCGATGTGGATGCGGCGCGCCGCGACGGGTACGTGCCGCTGCCCGGCGAGACGACGGCGACGTGGGATGCGGGCGCCATCGAGCGGGTGCTGCAGCCGTGGATCGCGCTCGCGGACGCCGGCGCCGCTGTGCACGTCGGCGAGATGGGGGCCTACGCGACACTCCCGTCCGCAATCCGCCTCGCGTGGTTGGAGGCCGTCACTGGCGTGCTCGGCGACCATGGCATCGGCTGGGCGCTCTGGAACCTTCGTGGGCCCTTCGGCATCGTGGACACCGACCCCGCGGTGTCGCGCTCGGGGACGGAGCCCGCAGCGCCCGAGGTGATGCGCGCGCTCGGGATGCGCTCCCCGGGTGGGCGGCGGTCAGCGGAACAGCTCGACGTGATCGCTGACCCAGGTGCGGAACGTGCGAGATGGGCGCCCGGTGATGCGGGTGTACTCGCGTGA
- a CDS encoding extracellular solute-binding protein — protein MKPTRKLAVITATGLAVAAVLAGCSSSPSSDSANGAVTITIGDRPASSDADNRAYYDKQVKAFEKANPGITLKPVETKWDATTFQALVAGGNLPDVLSVPFTEPQGLIARRQVADLTDVLKSSGLADELNPTVLKVAQADNGHTYAVPTSAYSVGLIYNRDLFAKSGLDPDKPPATWDELRADAKQITEKTGVPGYAQLTTKGQGGWMFTTQTYAFGGTVENAEGTKATFDGTPSQEALKALHEMRWTDGSMPSTALYDLDGMAQAFAGGKVGMFMSAPDQYRASIVTNGMDPKNFGVGGLPQNGGDHGTLSGGSVQVVSPKATADQQKAALKWIRFFYLGPFENQKAAVDQAKAQAADKQPVGLPGLPVLSAEKQETYNGWIKPYVNVPTANFAPYVAVAKDQKIIPEPSSHAQEVYAALDPVVQSVLTDQNADIPALLSQAAKTVQGKLGR, from the coding sequence ATGAAACCAACGCGGAAGCTGGCTGTGATCACCGCCACCGGCCTCGCCGTCGCCGCTGTGCTCGCCGGCTGCTCGAGCTCGCCGAGCTCCGACAGCGCGAACGGCGCTGTGACCATCACCATCGGAGACCGGCCGGCGTCGTCGGACGCGGACAACCGGGCCTACTACGACAAGCAGGTGAAGGCGTTCGAGAAGGCGAACCCCGGCATCACGCTGAAACCCGTCGAGACCAAGTGGGACGCGACGACGTTCCAGGCCCTGGTCGCCGGCGGGAACCTGCCCGACGTCCTCAGCGTCCCGTTCACGGAGCCGCAGGGCCTGATCGCGCGAAGGCAGGTCGCCGACCTGACCGACGTGCTCAAGTCCTCCGGTCTCGCCGACGAGCTGAACCCGACGGTCCTCAAGGTGGCTCAGGCCGACAACGGACACACCTACGCCGTCCCGACGTCGGCCTACTCGGTCGGCCTCATCTACAACCGTGACCTGTTCGCGAAGAGCGGCCTCGACCCCGACAAGCCGCCGGCCACCTGGGACGAGTTGCGGGCCGACGCGAAGCAGATCACCGAGAAGACCGGAGTCCCCGGCTACGCCCAGCTGACCACCAAAGGCCAGGGTGGCTGGATGTTCACCACCCAGACGTACGCCTTCGGCGGCACGGTCGAGAACGCTGAAGGCACGAAGGCCACCTTCGATGGGACACCGTCGCAGGAGGCGCTGAAGGCGCTGCACGAGATGCGGTGGACCGACGGCTCGATGCCGTCCACGGCCCTCTACGATCTCGACGGCATGGCCCAGGCGTTCGCCGGCGGCAAGGTCGGCATGTTCATGTCCGCGCCCGATCAGTACCGCGCCTCCATCGTGACCAACGGCATGGACCCGAAGAACTTCGGTGTCGGGGGGCTGCCGCAGAACGGCGGCGACCACGGCACGCTCTCCGGAGGCTCGGTGCAGGTGGTGAGCCCGAAGGCCACCGCGGACCAGCAGAAGGCCGCGCTCAAGTGGATCCGCTTCTTCTACCTCGGCCCGTTCGAGAATCAGAAGGCTGCGGTCGACCAGGCGAAGGCCCAGGCGGCGGACAAGCAGCCCGTCGGTCTGCCCGGCCTGCCCGTCCTGAGCGCGGAGAAGCAGGAGACGTACAACGGCTGGATCAAGCCCTACGTCAACGTCCCCACCGCGAACTTCGCACCGTACGTGGCGGTCGCGAAGGACCAGAAGATCATCCCGGAGCCGTCGTCGCACGCGCAGGAGGTCTACGCGGCGCTGGACCCGGTGGTGCAGAGCGTGCTCACCGACCAGAACGCCGACATCCCGGCTCTGCTGTCGCAGGCGGCGAAGACCGTGCAGGGCAAGCTCGGACGCTGA
- a CDS encoding carbohydrate ABC transporter permease: protein MALREQTPTLKEAPPTATSGVRDARRRSAPARRRNRVVAWYRSGGLTVVLFAVPIVLIFLYFSWGPIVSGLVMSLQRTNLVDPATWVGLDNFTYVLSDPGLGQAAINTLYFTGLAILFGFPLPILLAVFIAELRGRSWMYTTLVYLPVIVPPVVSILLWKVFYDSSPSGLFNSILGVFGIPPQPWLDSPATAMPSIVIEATWAGAGTAVIIYLAALTSVRTELYEAAELDGAGIWSRVWHITLPQLRGVILVMLLLQVIGTMQLFTEPFLFTGGGPQGSTTTILLLIYNYAFVSGDYGAATALSVLLAAGLCLLSAIYQLATRKWSSD, encoded by the coding sequence ATGGCGCTGAGGGAGCAGACCCCGACGCTGAAGGAGGCGCCGCCGACGGCGACGTCCGGAGTGAGGGATGCGCGGCGCCGGTCGGCGCCGGCGAGGCGGCGCAACCGTGTCGTGGCGTGGTACCGGAGCGGCGGGCTCACCGTCGTCCTGTTCGCCGTGCCGATCGTCCTGATCTTCCTCTACTTCTCGTGGGGGCCGATCGTCAGCGGGCTCGTGATGAGCCTGCAGCGAACGAACCTGGTCGACCCCGCCACGTGGGTCGGGCTGGACAACTTCACGTACGTCCTCTCCGATCCGGGACTCGGCCAGGCGGCGATCAACACCCTCTACTTCACCGGCCTGGCGATCCTCTTCGGCTTCCCGCTGCCGATCCTCCTCGCGGTGTTCATCGCCGAGCTGCGCGGACGGTCGTGGATGTACACGACGCTCGTGTACCTGCCGGTGATCGTCCCGCCCGTCGTCTCCATCCTCCTCTGGAAGGTGTTCTACGACTCCTCGCCGAGCGGGCTGTTCAACTCGATCCTGGGGGTGTTCGGCATCCCGCCGCAGCCGTGGCTCGACTCGCCTGCGACCGCGATGCCCTCGATCGTGATCGAGGCGACCTGGGCGGGAGCCGGCACGGCGGTGATCATCTACCTGGCGGCCCTGACATCGGTGCGAACGGAGCTGTACGAAGCCGCCGAACTCGACGGCGCCGGCATCTGGTCCCGCGTGTGGCACATCACCCTCCCGCAACTGCGCGGCGTGATCCTCGTGATGCTGCTGCTGCAGGTCATCGGCACGATGCAGTTGTTCACCGAGCCGTTCCTCTTCACCGGGGGCGGTCCGCAAGGGTCGACGACGACGATCCTCCTCCTCATCTACAACTACGCGTTCGTCAGCGGCGACTACGGCGCGGCCACGGCCCTCAGCGTCCTACTGGCCGCCGGGTTGTGCCTGCTGTCGGCGATCTACCAGCTCGCGACGCGGAAATGGAGCAGCGACTGA
- a CDS encoding carbohydrate ABC transporter permease — translation MSAPLPTGTRRRSRPAAERSVISDSDRRRPAVRIPLTVVQVLILIGLIVAGLGPLLWLLKAALSPTQDILRDPLAFFPSGVVEWGNLATAWNQGHLGFYLGNTAILALGSMIANLFVCATGAYVLSVLRPKWGPVLSGAILATLFIPGIVSLVPLYLTVLKLPLVGADLTNTYWAVWLPAAANGFNVLVIKRFFDSIPREYFEAARIDGAGHVRVFTTIVLPLSRPILGVVALLAVIASWKDYLWPLLVLPNPDLQPVSVALPKIAQFSPLNIQLAGLFLALLIPVVLFIVFQRSFLRGVGMSGGVKG, via the coding sequence ATGAGCGCACCGCTTCCCACCGGCACCCGGCGTCGCAGTCGTCCGGCCGCCGAGCGCAGCGTGATCTCCGACAGCGACCGCAGGCGACCGGCGGTGCGGATTCCACTCACCGTCGTCCAGGTCCTCATCCTGATCGGTCTGATCGTCGCCGGCCTCGGTCCGCTGCTGTGGCTGCTCAAAGCCGCCCTCTCCCCCACCCAGGACATCCTGCGCGACCCGCTCGCCTTCTTCCCGTCCGGCGTCGTCGAGTGGGGGAACCTCGCGACGGCCTGGAACCAGGGACACCTCGGCTTCTACCTCGGCAACACGGCCATCCTCGCCCTGGGCTCGATGATCGCGAATCTCTTCGTGTGCGCCACCGGCGCCTACGTGCTGAGCGTGCTCCGGCCGAAGTGGGGACCCGTGCTCTCCGGCGCCATCCTGGCGACCCTGTTCATCCCGGGAATCGTCTCGCTCGTCCCGCTCTATCTGACGGTGCTGAAGCTCCCGCTCGTCGGCGCGGATCTCACCAACACGTACTGGGCGGTCTGGCTCCCAGCCGCCGCGAACGGCTTCAACGTCCTCGTCATCAAGCGTTTCTTCGACTCCATACCGCGCGAGTACTTCGAGGCTGCGCGTATCGACGGCGCCGGCCATGTGCGGGTGTTCACCACGATCGTGCTCCCGCTGTCCCGCCCCATCCTCGGCGTGGTCGCCCTCCTCGCCGTCATCGCCTCCTGGAAGGACTATCTGTGGCCACTCCTCGTGCTACCGAACCCGGATCTCCAACCGGTCTCGGTCGCCCTGCCGAAGATCGCGCAGTTCAGCCCGCTGAACATCCAGCTGGCGGGCCTGTTCCTGGCCCTGCTGATCCCGGTGGTGCTCTTCATCGTCTTCCAGCGCTCGTTCCTGCGCGGCGTCGGGATGTCGGGAGGAGTGAAGGGATGA
- a CDS encoding NAD-dependent epimerase/dehydratase family protein: MTELPRRVLVTGADGAIGRATTEQLVADGVAVTALSLNFDGDSAADRVIAGDARDEATVAEALEDVDAIVHLAAIPHPSLGTPATVYGTNVVATFTVLATAAERGVRRAVVASSINAFGVPMNSNDVEPAYYPIDEEIPTDIADAYSLSKTSDETTARMIWRRWGMDVVCLRFPLIKDRATLERVAAEVELDPASMAREGWAYLDLRDGVRAIRSALTSAPPGPHVVGLSADDVLPAIPAAELLRRFAPAVPVRGPIAEHGPLIDTSRARELLGFTPLYSIHHADPLEDPLALGAVNA, from the coding sequence ATGACGGAGCTTCCCCGCCGCGTGCTGGTCACCGGTGCCGACGGCGCGATCGGCCGAGCCACCACGGAGCAGCTGGTCGCAGACGGCGTCGCCGTCACGGCGCTCTCCCTGAACTTCGATGGCGACAGCGCAGCCGACCGGGTCATCGCCGGCGACGCGCGCGACGAGGCCACCGTCGCGGAGGCGCTGGAGGATGTCGACGCGATCGTGCACCTGGCCGCGATCCCGCATCCGTCGCTCGGGACGCCGGCGACCGTCTACGGAACGAACGTCGTCGCCACGTTCACGGTGCTCGCTACCGCCGCCGAACGCGGCGTCCGGCGCGCCGTCGTGGCGAGCAGCATCAATGCGTTCGGCGTCCCGATGAACAGCAACGACGTGGAGCCGGCGTACTACCCGATCGACGAGGAGATCCCCACCGACATCGCGGACGCGTATTCGCTCTCCAAGACCAGCGACGAGACGACCGCGCGCATGATCTGGCGGCGCTGGGGCATGGACGTCGTCTGCCTCCGATTCCCGCTGATCAAGGATCGCGCCACCCTCGAGCGCGTCGCCGCCGAGGTCGAGCTCGACCCGGCGTCGATGGCGCGGGAGGGCTGGGCCTACCTCGACCTGCGCGACGGCGTGCGGGCCATCCGCTCCGCACTGACCTCCGCGCCGCCCGGACCTCACGTGGTCGGCCTCAGCGCCGACGATGTGCTGCCGGCCATCCCGGCCGCCGAGCTGCTGAGGAGGTTCGCGCCCGCTGTCCCGGTCCGCGGGCCGATCGCCGAGCACGGGCCGCTCATCGACACGTCGCGGGCGCGGGAGCTGCTGGGCTTCACCCCGCTGTACTCCATCCATCACGCGGACCCGCTCGAGGATCCGCTCGCCCTGGGAGCCGTGAATGCCTGA
- a CDS encoding enolase C-terminal domain-like protein encodes MPETAVLDPVADRDFRTFDQPWPAREDVRITGVRAIVTAPEGTPLVVVRVDTDTDGLYGLGCATFTQRWHAVVVFVEQHLAPLVVGRYPGDIGDLIRLARFSGYWREGPVGNNAISGLDMALWDIAGKRAGAPVHELLGGKVRAAADTYIHAGGAGVEDALDQAEEFLARGWRHIRLQSGQAGIGTYGAPPIAGVARAGAPYPRGWDVGEYLAAAPQLFARTRERLGDGVELLHDVHSRLTPKEAVVLARSLEPYRLFFLEDVVAPEHWDRLPDVRAQSPVPLAVGELATSVSDAARLITSGGVDFIRSHISAVGGLTPAKKLAVLAEFFGVKTAWHAPGDTSPVGAAANVALDVTSAAFGIQEGHVYNDATHEVFPGTLRIVDGWLRPNEDPGWGIDIDEAAAARFPAGLSGHDEWAAGVRGLDGGLIAP; translated from the coding sequence ATGCCTGAGACCGCCGTACTCGACCCCGTCGCCGACCGCGACTTCCGCACTTTCGACCAGCCGTGGCCCGCGCGGGAGGATGTCCGGATCACCGGCGTGCGCGCCATCGTGACGGCGCCGGAAGGCACACCCCTCGTGGTGGTGCGGGTGGACACGGACACGGACGGCCTCTACGGGCTCGGCTGCGCGACCTTCACGCAGCGCTGGCACGCGGTGGTCGTCTTCGTCGAGCAGCACCTCGCACCTCTCGTGGTCGGCCGCTACCCGGGCGACATCGGCGACCTCATCCGGCTGGCGCGGTTCTCGGGATACTGGCGGGAGGGCCCCGTCGGCAACAACGCCATCTCAGGGCTCGACATGGCGCTGTGGGACATCGCGGGCAAGCGGGCGGGGGCGCCCGTGCACGAACTGCTCGGCGGCAAGGTCCGTGCGGCGGCCGACACGTACATCCATGCAGGAGGGGCGGGCGTGGAGGACGCGCTCGACCAGGCGGAGGAATTCCTCGCCCGGGGGTGGCGGCACATCCGGCTGCAGTCGGGCCAGGCGGGTATCGGCACGTACGGAGCTCCGCCGATCGCGGGCGTCGCGCGAGCCGGGGCGCCGTACCCGCGCGGCTGGGATGTCGGCGAGTACCTCGCGGCCGCCCCGCAGCTCTTCGCCCGGACCAGGGAGCGGCTCGGTGACGGAGTCGAGCTCCTGCACGACGTCCACTCCCGGCTGACACCGAAGGAGGCGGTCGTGCTCGCGCGATCGCTGGAGCCCTACCGGCTCTTCTTCCTGGAGGATGTTGTGGCGCCCGAGCACTGGGACCGCCTGCCGGACGTGCGCGCGCAGTCGCCCGTGCCGCTCGCGGTCGGTGAGCTGGCGACGTCGGTGTCGGATGCCGCACGGCTGATCACTTCGGGCGGCGTCGACTTCATCCGCTCGCACATCTCGGCCGTCGGCGGGCTCACCCCGGCCAAGAAGCTCGCCGTGCTGGCGGAGTTCTTCGGGGTGAAGACCGCCTGGCACGCCCCAGGCGACACCTCGCCGGTCGGCGCGGCCGCCAATGTGGCACTGGATGTGACCTCCGCCGCCTTCGGCATCCAGGAGGGGCACGTCTACAACGACGCGACCCACGAGGTGTTCCCCGGCACCCTCCGCATCGTGGACGGCTGGCTGCGCCCGAACGAGGACCCGGGATGGGGGATCGACATCGACGAGGCCGCGGCAGCGCGGTTCCCGGCCGGGTTGTCGGGACACGACGAGTGGGCTGCCGGGGTCCGCGGGCTCGACGGCGGGCTGATCGCACCGTGA
- a CDS encoding LacI family DNA-binding transcriptional regulator → MGDRASMSDVARAAGVSVSTASRALRGIGRISPETRARVIDTAARLQFEPDMIARSFVTGKSFIVGVLAENGFGRFSMPLIMGASNHLGRENIAAVVLDAQGRPRVLASYLKRLRSRRIDGILVVGDDPNRASLVLSEEFSVPVVFASSSATPETDYVVAPDNREAGRVAAEHLMGLGRRHIAHVTATLGEPAVAARSAGFTDALRDAGLQPAFDAPLFGSYLREWGAESARRILAGGARVDAVFAANDEIAVGLFSEFHRAGVRVPDDIAIVGYDNRMGEVRRPDRPLTSFDPLLGKVGEEAAARLLRVLNSDDEAGIEYVQPEFIVGRSTVGPTLEPYDLL, encoded by the coding sequence ATGGGTGACCGCGCGAGCATGAGCGATGTCGCGCGCGCGGCAGGTGTCTCGGTCTCGACCGCCTCACGCGCGCTGCGCGGCATCGGCCGCATCTCCCCCGAGACCCGCGCTCGCGTGATCGACACGGCCGCCCGCCTGCAGTTCGAGCCCGACATGATCGCCCGCTCGTTCGTGACCGGCAAGAGCTTCATCGTCGGCGTGCTCGCCGAGAACGGCTTCGGCCGATTCAGCATGCCGCTGATCATGGGTGCGAGCAACCATCTGGGCCGTGAGAACATCGCGGCCGTCGTGCTCGATGCGCAGGGGCGGCCACGCGTGCTGGCCAGCTACCTGAAGCGGCTGCGCTCGCGCCGCATCGACGGCATCCTCGTGGTCGGCGACGACCCCAATCGGGCCAGCCTGGTGCTGTCGGAGGAGTTCTCGGTGCCGGTGGTGTTCGCCTCCTCATCGGCCACGCCGGAGACCGACTACGTCGTCGCCCCGGACAACCGCGAGGCGGGCCGGGTCGCGGCGGAGCACCTCATGGGTCTCGGGCGGCGCCACATCGCACACGTCACGGCCACGCTCGGGGAGCCCGCCGTCGCCGCGCGCTCCGCCGGCTTCACGGACGCCCTGCGCGACGCCGGCCTCCAGCCGGCCTTCGACGCCCCTCTCTTCGGCAGCTACCTACGCGAGTGGGGTGCCGAGTCCGCGCGGCGCATCCTGGCCGGGGGCGCACGGGTGGATGCGGTGTTCGCCGCGAACGACGAGATCGCCGTCGGCCTCTTCTCGGAGTTCCACCGGGCGGGGGTCCGCGTGCCCGATGACATCGCGATCGTCGGCTACGACAACCGGATGGGCGAGGTCAGGCGCCCCGACCGTCCACTCACCTCCTTCGACCCGCTTCTGGGCAAGGTCGGGGAGGAGGCGGCGGCACGCCTCCTCCGCGTGCTGAACAGCGACGACGAGGCCGGGATCGAGTACGTACAGCCCGAGTTCATCGTCGGTCGCTCCACGGTCGGGCCGACGCTCGAGCCGTACGACCTCCTCTGA
- a CDS encoding FN3 associated domain-containing protein has translation MKKHPLYLLASTAAAGALLIASSAQAFAHTNPPTLPTARSAAATPSECPATTPNPTTDNVKDYQLASNTIGPGRWSYEALSDTGATLLQKGGSGAFAADEWALDLTKPEHAWYVKADGSIGTDWRPIAQTYTVPDEADGKPVHLTGSFTSLGGRFRILLAHDGDSAAIAGSLQELFTYTGTSTNFDKTFTAAKGDDILFVSDSVQTWWVPGKLQADITSEVNQPAAPVTSSPAPGTIDVSTPVTLTTKTAGACIRYTTDGSDPATSATAITYTKPVPITADTDLKAVAIGVGGAPSTVSDLPFVLNEPFRAFAGVNQGPTSAANVADMQWGRQDFDWGTIEPEKGKIDHAALDKYVQQFTDAKAHGVTILPVLAYTAGWAANRTGYSYEFHGKTYQYGPVTGTEGWNFIRQLKVTDSSGKVISDASVQTNIGRTPPQDPKDWADFVKLAVDTLKPLGITYFQVWNEAYPGSGFWEGGMDQYMQDIQLPAAKIIHAAGMKVVYGGWICGAPLSEYIALLDKWKAWKSIDVYDMHYMPIGTMQTIYAAAQKRGIKNPSVWQTEIGFTTEDKFIADIYPRVFHWALSKGGSNPDQVKLIYFADWSPNDPAAFGYNRTIKSGDGLSTKGKTLVTLADLLRGSKATTYDSFTTDPGLKPELNEALSTANGFLLDGKRIVLAIDLKRQNQADIFEDQNTGDTIHLDFGEPTITVTLRNVHNVKSLDRVDLLGNRTPLTWTSAGRNAIQVQVPIRDTDPTVHDLNQTENEDVFYLSVNQG, from the coding sequence ATGAAGAAGCATCCGCTGTACCTCCTGGCATCGACGGCCGCCGCCGGCGCGCTGCTGATAGCCTCATCTGCGCAAGCCTTTGCGCACACCAACCCTCCGACATTGCCGACCGCCCGCTCGGCGGCCGCCACCCCGTCGGAGTGCCCGGCCACCACGCCCAATCCGACGACGGACAATGTGAAGGATTACCAGCTCGCGTCCAACACCATCGGCCCGGGACGCTGGTCCTACGAAGCACTGAGCGACACCGGTGCCACTCTGCTGCAGAAGGGCGGCTCCGGCGCCTTCGCCGCCGACGAGTGGGCGCTCGATCTCACCAAGCCCGAGCACGCGTGGTACGTCAAGGCGGACGGCTCGATCGGCACCGACTGGCGGCCCATCGCGCAGACCTACACCGTCCCGGATGAGGCCGACGGCAAGCCTGTCCACCTCACCGGATCGTTCACCTCTCTCGGCGGCCGCTTCCGCATCCTGCTGGCGCACGACGGCGACAGCGCCGCCATCGCCGGCTCGCTGCAGGAGCTCTTCACGTACACCGGTACGTCCACGAATTTCGATAAGACCTTCACGGCCGCGAAGGGCGACGACATCCTCTTCGTCAGCGACTCCGTGCAGACGTGGTGGGTGCCAGGCAAGCTCCAGGCCGACATCACCTCGGAAGTGAATCAGCCTGCCGCGCCGGTCACTTCGTCGCCCGCGCCCGGCACCATCGACGTGAGCACGCCGGTCACGCTGACGACCAAGACCGCCGGCGCCTGCATCCGTTACACGACCGACGGGAGCGACCCCGCCACCTCGGCGACGGCCATCACCTACACCAAGCCGGTGCCGATCACTGCAGACACCGACCTCAAGGCGGTCGCGATCGGGGTGGGCGGCGCGCCCAGCACGGTCAGCGACCTGCCGTTCGTGCTGAACGAGCCCTTCCGCGCCTTCGCCGGCGTCAACCAGGGACCGACGTCGGCCGCCAATGTCGCCGACATGCAGTGGGGCCGGCAGGACTTCGACTGGGGCACGATCGAACCGGAGAAGGGCAAGATCGACCATGCCGCCCTGGACAAGTACGTGCAACAGTTCACGGACGCCAAGGCGCACGGGGTGACCATCCTCCCGGTGCTCGCCTACACCGCAGGCTGGGCGGCGAACCGAACGGGCTACAGCTACGAGTTCCACGGCAAGACCTATCAGTACGGTCCCGTCACCGGCACAGAGGGCTGGAACTTCATCCGCCAGCTGAAGGTCACGGACTCCTCCGGAAAGGTGATCTCGGACGCGTCGGTGCAGACCAACATCGGCCGCACTCCCCCGCAGGATCCGAAGGACTGGGCCGACTTCGTGAAGCTCGCCGTCGACACCCTGAAGCCGCTCGGCATCACGTACTTCCAGGTGTGGAACGAGGCCTACCCCGGCTCGGGCTTCTGGGAGGGCGGCATGGACCAGTACATGCAGGACATCCAGCTCCCCGCCGCCAAGATCATCCACGCGGCGGGCATGAAGGTGGTCTACGGAGGCTGGATCTGCGGCGCCCCGCTCAGCGAGTACATCGCACTGCTCGACAAGTGGAAGGCCTGGAAGAGCATCGACGTCTACGACATGCACTACATGCCGATCGGTACGATGCAGACGATCTACGCCGCGGCGCAGAAGCGCGGCATCAAGAATCCGTCGGTGTGGCAGACGGAGATCGGCTTCACCACCGAGGACAAGTTCATCGCCGACATCTACCCGCGCGTCTTCCACTGGGCACTGTCCAAGGGCGGCAGCAACCCCGACCAGGTCAAGCTGATCTACTTCGCCGACTGGTCGCCGAACGACCCGGCCGCCTTCGGCTACAACCGCACGATCAAGAGCGGCGACGGGCTCAGCACCAAAGGCAAGACGCTCGTGACGCTCGCCGACCTGCTCCGCGGTTCGAAGGCGACGACCTACGACAGCTTCACCACGGATCCGGGCCTCAAGCCCGAGCTGAACGAGGCGCTGTCGACAGCGAACGGGTTCCTGCTCGACGGCAAGCGGATCGTGCTGGCCATCGATCTGAAACGCCAGAACCAGGCCGACATCTTCGAGGACCAGAACACGGGTGACACCATCCACCTGGACTTCGGCGAGCCGACCATCACCGTCACGCTCCGCAACGTCCACAACGTGAAATCGCTGGACCGGGTCGATCTGCTCGGCAACCGAACGCCGCTGACCTGGACGTCGGCCGGCCGGAACGCCATCCAGGTGCAGGTGCCGATCCGGGACACCGACCCGACGGTGCACGACCTGAACCAGACCGAGAACGAGGACGTGTTCTACCTCTCCGTCAACCAGGGCTGA